One region of Luteolibacter yonseiensis genomic DNA includes:
- a CDS encoding S46 family peptidase, producing the protein MKLRTGGMLGILLLSPLQTRADEGMWLFNRPPIKQVEKKYGFRIEQAWLDHLQKSSVRFNTGGSGSFISKNGLLLTNHHVGAGIINSLSTAGKNLMEDGFLARDQSQELPCNDLELNVLMSIRDVTAEVEAVVTDKMSTEEAVAARRAIIAKLQEVPSDETATKRRDVVTLYQGGAYHLYEYRRYSDVRLVFAPERRLGAFGGDPDNFEFPRYCLDCCFFRAYENGKPAVVENYLKWNRNGARDGELVFVSGHPGTTNRELTQAQVERMRDNGLPYYLERSNRKEVLLSAWSEKDKENKRRALGALVGTQNGRKARTASLHGLLDPKFMETRGSAENEFRESLKSDKSTAEVDEAFATIEKEINKDDASRLRFALLGRDAFDSTLFGIARTLVQAADESLKPDAERLAGFNEARRKILELGLFSDDPVYKDFEILRLADSLAFLCNKLGSDDPTVKAVLGGLSPARRAEQLVNGTALEDIARRKALYEGGKAAVDASADPMILLARMVDGEIRRLRKMEEASDEVVKQAHAKIAKARFALAGESRYPDATFSLRLSVGRVTGIPSQKVPFHTTYDGLFARSADQDGKPPFDLPESWKEKRGAIGKDVAMNFISTNDITGGNSGSPIVDRNGELVGVIFDGNFDSLVNNVAYDEKTARAVSVDSAGIWEALDKVYGAENLLDELNAE; encoded by the coding sequence ATGAAATTGAGAACCGGGGGAATGTTGGGAATTTTGCTGCTGTCTCCACTGCAAACGCGTGCCGACGAAGGCATGTGGTTGTTCAACCGTCCGCCAATCAAGCAGGTGGAGAAAAAGTATGGATTCCGCATCGAACAGGCGTGGCTGGATCATCTGCAGAAATCATCAGTGCGTTTCAATACCGGAGGATCGGGATCGTTCATTTCCAAAAACGGGCTTCTTCTGACCAACCACCACGTGGGCGCGGGCATCATCAATTCACTGAGCACGGCGGGGAAGAACCTGATGGAGGATGGATTCCTGGCACGGGACCAGTCCCAGGAGCTGCCATGCAACGACCTCGAGTTGAACGTGCTCATGTCCATCCGCGACGTGACGGCGGAGGTTGAGGCGGTGGTGACGGACAAGATGAGCACGGAAGAAGCCGTGGCGGCGCGGCGGGCGATCATTGCGAAACTGCAGGAAGTGCCATCTGATGAAACCGCCACGAAGCGGCGGGATGTGGTGACTCTCTATCAGGGCGGGGCCTATCACTTGTATGAATACCGGCGTTATTCGGACGTGCGGCTGGTCTTCGCTCCGGAGCGTCGGCTTGGCGCGTTCGGTGGCGATCCGGACAATTTCGAGTTTCCCCGCTACTGCCTGGATTGTTGTTTTTTCCGCGCCTATGAAAACGGGAAGCCTGCGGTGGTGGAAAACTATCTCAAGTGGAACAGGAACGGCGCACGGGATGGAGAATTGGTTTTCGTCTCCGGCCACCCGGGCACGACGAACCGCGAGCTGACCCAGGCGCAGGTGGAACGCATGCGGGACAACGGTTTGCCTTACTATCTGGAGAGATCGAACCGCAAGGAGGTATTGCTCTCCGCATGGAGTGAGAAGGACAAGGAGAACAAGCGTCGAGCGCTTGGCGCGTTGGTCGGCACGCAGAACGGGCGGAAGGCGAGAACCGCCTCGTTGCACGGACTGCTGGATCCGAAGTTCATGGAAACACGGGGCAGCGCGGAGAATGAATTCCGCGAGTCGTTGAAATCCGACAAATCCACCGCAGAGGTGGATGAGGCTTTTGCGACCATTGAAAAAGAGATCAATAAGGACGATGCCTCGCGCCTGCGGTTCGCCCTGTTGGGGAGGGACGCTTTCGACAGCACGCTTTTCGGCATCGCGCGGACATTGGTGCAGGCGGCGGACGAGTCGCTGAAGCCGGACGCGGAGCGGCTTGCGGGGTTCAACGAGGCACGTCGCAAGATTCTCGAACTCGGACTGTTTTCGGACGATCCGGTTTACAAGGATTTCGAGATCCTGCGGTTGGCGGATTCGCTGGCCTTTCTTTGCAACAAGCTCGGCAGCGATGACCCGACGGTGAAGGCGGTGCTTGGCGGCCTCTCGCCGGCAAGGCGGGCCGAGCAACTCGTGAACGGCACCGCTTTGGAAGACATCGCCAGGCGCAAGGCCCTGTATGAAGGCGGCAAGGCGGCGGTGGATGCCTCCGCGGATCCGATGATCCTGCTGGCCAGAATGGTGGACGGGGAAATCCGCCGGTTGCGCAAGATGGAGGAGGCGTCGGACGAGGTCGTCAAGCAAGCTCATGCGAAGATCGCGAAGGCGCGGTTCGCCCTTGCGGGAGAATCACGTTATCCGGACGCGACGTTTTCCCTGCGCCTTTCCGTCGGACGGGTCACGGGCATCCCGAGCCAAAAGGTTCCGTTTCACACGACGTATGACGGTCTTTTCGCGAGATCGGCGGACCAGGATGGCAAGCCGCCCTTCGACCTGCCGGAGAGCTGGAAGGAAAAACGTGGTGCCATCGGCAAGGATGTGGCGATGAATTTCATCAGCACGAACGACATCACCGGCGGGAATTCCGGCAGCCCCATCGTCGATAGGAATGGCGAACTGGTGGGGGTGATCTTCGACGGCAACTTCGACAGCC
- the pheT gene encoding phenylalanine--tRNA ligase subunit beta: MNVSLNWLATHLDLSGKSIKEIDDLFTFAGVEVEGIVSKGIASEKIVVAQIMEAVQHPHADRLKVTQVNCGEATLRQIVCGAQNYKVGDKVPCALPGTVLPNGFTIGEAVMRKVESKGMLCSAEEIGLPAGVDGLLILPEDSEIGKPVKQLFDSDTLLELEVTPNRPDLLSHRGMARELATLLKTPLLPLEIPSRETTAAKDIRIDSPEACPLYTAVRISGVTVKESPDWLKQRLESIGLRPINNIVDVTNYVLHELGQPLHAFDAAKLTGSIIVRNAAEGENFLALDDSKHLLTTDDLLISDESGAALALAGVMGGAESGVTETTTDILLESAYFTPQGIRRTSRRTALSSDSSYRFERGVDPAGVVSASAFAVKLILEVAGGTAEAATQLAGEAPVLVRSVTLDAKKLDQLMGGSIALPDAEEILTRLGLTKLADGTWDVPSFRADLQRHIDLVEEIARVHGLDNVPSRFQGTFVPASAVDAAYDADMVLRRRLAALGLHECQTIKLISDAQVSDILPLRPLQDGDVIRVKLPLSEDHAVMRPSIVPGLISSAARNVRQQAKSLRFFEMGRVFRNAGGGKAKDQESETLALLLSGSAQPTGWSQADRTADLYDLKAILSALLGDRRITFAPKERSGFVLASDIKVDDQNIGVFARLTPARERELDFTTPVFVAELDLGKLRKLLNGISHVEDLPQFPGSSRDAAMELPLTTPNSQIEAVIAKIAEPLLISSECFDVFTDATGQKISADSKSVAYRFHYREGTRTLKAEEIDTAHQKVLEALTKGLGVKFR, translated from the coding sequence ATGAACGTCTCACTCAACTGGCTCGCCACGCACCTCGATCTCTCCGGCAAATCCATCAAGGAAATCGACGATCTCTTCACCTTTGCGGGCGTCGAGGTCGAAGGCATTGTTTCCAAAGGCATCGCTTCGGAGAAAATCGTCGTCGCGCAGATCATGGAAGCCGTCCAGCATCCCCATGCGGATCGTTTGAAAGTAACGCAGGTGAACTGCGGCGAGGCCACGCTCCGCCAGATCGTCTGCGGCGCCCAGAATTACAAGGTGGGCGACAAGGTGCCCTGCGCGCTCCCCGGCACCGTGTTGCCGAACGGCTTCACCATCGGCGAGGCGGTCATGCGGAAGGTGGAGTCGAAGGGCATGCTCTGCTCGGCTGAGGAAATCGGCCTGCCTGCGGGGGTGGACGGCCTGCTCATCCTGCCGGAGGATTCGGAAATCGGCAAACCGGTGAAACAGCTTTTCGATTCCGACACCCTGCTGGAACTGGAAGTCACACCGAACCGTCCGGACCTTCTCAGCCATCGCGGCATGGCCCGCGAACTCGCGACGCTGCTCAAGACGCCTTTGCTCCCGTTGGAAATTCCTTCCCGTGAAACGACTGCGGCGAAAGACATCCGCATCGACTCTCCGGAAGCCTGCCCGCTCTATACCGCGGTCAGGATTTCCGGCGTTACCGTCAAGGAATCGCCGGATTGGTTGAAGCAACGGCTCGAATCCATCGGCCTGCGTCCCATCAACAACATCGTGGACGTCACCAACTACGTTCTCCACGAACTCGGCCAACCCCTGCACGCCTTCGATGCCGCGAAACTCACGGGTTCCATCATCGTCCGCAACGCCGCCGAGGGCGAGAATTTCCTCGCGCTGGATGATTCCAAGCACCTGCTGACCACCGACGATCTCCTCATCTCCGACGAATCCGGCGCGGCGCTCGCCCTCGCCGGAGTCATGGGTGGTGCGGAAAGCGGAGTGACGGAAACCACCACGGACATCCTGCTGGAGTCGGCGTATTTCACTCCGCAAGGCATCCGCCGCACCTCGCGCCGCACGGCGCTTTCCTCGGATTCCTCGTATCGCTTCGAACGCGGTGTCGATCCGGCGGGTGTCGTGAGCGCGTCCGCATTCGCCGTCAAACTCATCCTTGAAGTTGCGGGCGGCACCGCCGAAGCCGCGACCCAGCTCGCGGGCGAGGCACCCGTGCTTGTCCGCTCCGTCACGCTGGATGCCAAGAAACTCGACCAGCTCATGGGCGGCTCCATCGCCCTCCCGGATGCGGAGGAGATCCTCACCCGCCTCGGTCTGACCAAGCTCGCCGACGGCACCTGGGATGTCCCGTCGTTCCGTGCCGACCTCCAGCGCCACATCGACCTCGTCGAGGAAATCGCCCGCGTCCACGGCCTCGACAACGTGCCGTCCCGTTTCCAGGGAACCTTCGTTCCCGCCAGCGCGGTGGATGCCGCCTATGATGCGGACATGGTCCTGCGCCGTCGCCTCGCCGCGCTCGGCCTGCACGAGTGCCAGACCATCAAGCTCATTTCCGACGCACAGGTTTCCGACATCCTGCCGCTGCGCCCGCTGCAGGATGGCGACGTCATCCGCGTGAAGCTCCCGCTCAGCGAGGATCACGCCGTCATGCGCCCCAGCATCGTTCCCGGCCTCATCTCCTCCGCCGCGAGAAACGTCCGCCAGCAGGCGAAATCCCTGCGCTTCTTCGAGATGGGCCGTGTCTTCCGCAACGCTGGCGGCGGCAAGGCGAAGGACCAGGAAAGCGAAACCCTCGCCCTGCTCCTTTCGGGTTCCGCACAACCCACCGGCTGGTCGCAGGCCGACCGCACGGCGGATCTCTACGACCTGAAAGCCATCCTCTCCGCGCTGCTCGGTGACCGCAGGATCACCTTCGCGCCGAAAGAGCGCTCCGGCTTCGTGCTTGCCAGCGACATCAAGGTGGACGACCAGAACATCGGCGTCTTCGCCCGTCTCACGCCCGCCCGCGAACGCGAGCTGGATTTCACCACGCCCGTCTTCGTCGCGGAACTCGACCTTGGAAAACTCCGCAAACTCCTCAACGGCATCAGCCACGTCGAGGATCTCCCGCAGTTCCCCGGCTCCTCCCGTGACGCGGCGATGGAACTCCCGCTCACCACGCCGAACTCACAGATCGAGGCCGTCATCGCCAAGATCGCCGAGCCGCTGCTCATCTCCAGCGAGTGCTTCGACGTCTTCACCGACGCCACCGGCCAGAAGATCTCCGCCGACAGCAAGTCCGTGGCCTATCGCTTCCACTACCGCGAGGGCACCCGCACCCTCAAGGCCGAGGAAATCGACACCGCCCACCAGAAGGTGCTTGAAGCGCTGACGAAGGGGCTCGGGGTGAAGTTCCGATAA
- a CDS encoding four helix bundle protein produces MTLTALPKFEMYEEGSQIRRSVKSIKSNIVEGYGRRRYKAEYIRFLDFSYASALETIDHLETLRETESLSDLDLFASLHERLTQLSKSIYLFTRGVETHHNEDR; encoded by the coding sequence ATGACTCTCACCGCATTGCCCAAGTTCGAAATGTATGAAGAAGGATCGCAGATCCGCCGCAGCGTGAAATCGATCAAATCCAACATCGTCGAAGGTTACGGCCGCCGCCGTTACAAAGCGGAATATATCCGTTTTTTGGATTTTTCCTATGCCTCCGCGCTGGAAACCATCGACCATCTCGAAACACTCCGCGAAACGGAATCATTGAGCGACCTCGATCTCTTCGCATCCTTGCACGAACGTCTCACTCAGCTCTCCAAATCCATTTATCTCTTCACACGTGGTGTGGAAACCCACCATAACGAGGATCGCTGA
- the pheS gene encoding phenylalanine--tRNA ligase subunit alpha — protein MNEQIEAIQTEALAQISAAADERSLDDARVAVLGKKGTLTLVAAGIKDVPKEDKAAVGQLLNAARTAITAALEEKQVALREIADRAALAGIDVTLPARSQHVGSLHPLTIIRDEAIRILRRMGFALAEGPEIEDEFHCFDALNTPADHPARNEKDTFYFDSGKLLRTHTSSVQVRTMESQAPPIRIIAPGSAYRRDEIDATHLSVFNQLEGLYVGTDVSLPDLKGTLEYFLRELFGTNTEVRFRPHFFPFTEPSFEIDVKLTVKGQAPKWIEIAGCGMVDPAVFEAINKSRKDNAFDPEKVTGFAFGMGLDRLAMIRWGIKDIRLLIENDARFLKQFA, from the coding sequence ATGAACGAGCAAATCGAAGCCATCCAAACTGAAGCGCTTGCGCAAATTTCCGCCGCGGCGGACGAACGTTCGCTCGACGACGCGCGCGTGGCCGTGCTCGGCAAAAAAGGCACCCTCACCCTCGTCGCCGCAGGCATCAAGGATGTGCCGAAGGAAGACAAGGCCGCCGTCGGCCAGCTTCTCAACGCCGCCCGTACCGCCATCACCGCCGCGCTTGAAGAAAAGCAGGTCGCCCTCCGTGAGATCGCGGACCGCGCCGCGCTCGCCGGCATCGACGTCACGCTGCCCGCCCGTTCCCAGCATGTCGGATCGCTTCACCCGCTCACCATCATCCGTGACGAGGCCATCCGCATCCTCCGCCGCATGGGCTTCGCGCTCGCGGAAGGACCTGAAATCGAGGACGAGTTCCATTGCTTCGACGCGCTGAACACGCCTGCCGACCACCCGGCGAGGAACGAGAAGGACACGTTCTATTTCGACTCCGGAAAACTCCTCCGCACCCACACCTCCAGCGTGCAGGTCCGCACGATGGAATCACAGGCGCCGCCGATCCGCATCATCGCACCCGGTTCCGCCTACCGTCGTGACGAGATCGATGCGACGCACCTCTCCGTCTTCAACCAGCTCGAAGGCCTCTACGTCGGCACGGATGTCTCGCTGCCCGATCTCAAAGGCACGTTGGAATATTTCCTCCGCGAGCTCTTCGGCACCAACACCGAAGTCCGCTTCCGCCCGCACTTCTTCCCCTTCACCGAGCCGAGTTTTGAAATCGACGTGAAGCTCACCGTGAAAGGCCAGGCTCCCAAGTGGATCGAGATCGCCGGTTGCGGCATGGTGGATCCCGCCGTCTTCGAAGCCATCAACAAGTCCCGCAAGGACAACGCCTTCGACCCCGAAAAAGTCACCGGCTTCGCCTTCGGCATGGGCCTCGACCGCCTCGCCATGATCCGCTGGGGTATCAAGGACATCCGTCTGCTCATCGAAAACGACGCGCGTTTCCTCAAGCAGTTCGCATGA
- a CDS encoding DUF7133 domain-containing protein: MKPIFRISIAALAVSYPVQAFGQLLDIKKGDHIAIVGSGLADRQQHQAAFEALIHRAYPDADLIVRNLGFAADEINVHPRSKDVPSTDWFLAMKTGETTVEGKPDLKYQAGADFGADVIFAYWGFNESFRGPQGLDGFRKNLAAYLGKLKAAKYNGESAPRIVLFSPIAHEDLKNPNFSDGAENNRNLGLYTQAMAEVAKENGVPFVDLFKPSQELFEKTDHPLSINGIHLTDEGDALLAPIQFKAVFGKDPVPGTDPLVAKIKAAVLEKNKEWHHRYRTVDQYNIFGDRGLIAYEGVTNNTILNQELAQRDVKTANRDKLVWAVARGGTLQVADDNLPPVSSTPTNRPEKVPYDDPQEVIKHLKLPANCKVEFIASEKEFPELVNPVQMSFDTKGRLWIAAWPAYPETSPTTKVFDKLLVFDLDPKTGKVAKMTTFADGLNCPTGFQFYKDGIIMIQSPDLIYLRDTDGDGKADTRERLLHGLDAADSHHETNSICYEPGGAMYLSDGIFHRSNVETFNGPIRNTDGAIYRYEPVTGKFDRHAPYGFANPHGRVFDYWGNDLITDATGNDNYFGPAMSGHLDSGAHARMKTFWDRPSRPCPGTAILTSRHFPDDWQGLFLNTNVISIQGIFRAKITEEGSGLKGETLEHLISSDIEKVPNFRPSGITVAPDGSLYFMDWSQMLIGHLQHHLRDPNRDHQHGRLYRITYQGRPLMVPKKIDGQPVPALLDLLKEPENDVRLRAKIELGKHDARQVADAAVAWVKTLDAKAPTYEHDLLEALWVHQWHNIVNIDLLKRVLKSPEPRARAQGVRVLGYWRDRVPDALASLKTAAEDESPRVRLEAVRVASFFRETAAADVALAILKKPTDYYLDYCFKETMRQLKPWWQNAIAEGKDIASDNPAGISFLLDSVPSGDLPKLPKSAATLTAMLTRPDVELPQRTQALAELAALKKASSAQTLANILASQARQDDAGTVALCKLLLQQSPADLKSIRGPLDELAATGSAVSSSAAAAAIVADGSLEPAWKAARKSPEALTAFLTALPLVPDAKLRAAAFAPVGKLLTELPPELNAAVKNQKGVSGRYIRIALPRTGTLSIAEVQVMSGGKNIASAGKASQINTGFDGDAGRAIDGKTTGVYGEDSTTHTRENIENPWWELDLGSEQPVESISIWNRTDEEFWTRMDGFDLTVFDGKHGEIFKKGSVAATKDVNQIALQRDALGTIRRAAIRALASVGNEKSVFTAMTNLVGKGDEVVTAAHTISVLPAEAWSKEQAAIAVKGLVTWANGIPTEGRTAATYTATVQVANRLIGLLSPAEAEAAGKSLGSLSVKVITLKTVPEQLRYDTARLVVEAGKPFEVIFENPDAMPHNLVFVQPGTLQEVATAVQAQAPDKLDSKGRAYVPDNDPRVLAATKLVEAGKSETLAMTAPAAEGAYQYVCTFPGHWAIMKGELIVTKDVAAYLKAHPEK; encoded by the coding sequence ATGAAACCCATCTTCCGAATCAGCATCGCCGCTCTTGCCGTGTCCTACCCTGTCCAGGCATTCGGACAGTTGTTGGACATCAAAAAGGGCGACCACATCGCCATCGTCGGCAGTGGCCTGGCGGACCGTCAACAGCACCAGGCGGCGTTCGAGGCGCTCATCCACCGCGCTTATCCGGATGCGGATCTCATAGTGCGGAACCTTGGATTCGCGGCGGATGAGATCAATGTCCACCCGCGTTCCAAGGACGTGCCTTCCACGGATTGGTTTCTCGCGATGAAGACGGGCGAGACGACGGTGGAGGGAAAGCCGGATTTGAAATACCAGGCCGGCGCCGATTTCGGAGCGGACGTGATTTTCGCCTACTGGGGCTTCAACGAATCGTTCCGGGGCCCGCAGGGGCTGGACGGATTCCGCAAAAACCTGGCGGCCTATCTGGGGAAATTGAAAGCGGCGAAATACAATGGAGAGAGCGCCCCGCGCATCGTCCTCTTTTCCCCGATCGCCCACGAGGACCTGAAAAACCCGAATTTCTCCGACGGTGCGGAAAACAACCGGAACCTCGGCCTCTACACCCAGGCCATGGCGGAGGTGGCGAAGGAAAACGGGGTGCCGTTCGTGGATCTTTTCAAACCTTCACAAGAGCTGTTTGAAAAAACCGACCACCCGCTTTCCATCAATGGCATCCACCTGACGGACGAAGGCGACGCGCTGCTGGCTCCCATCCAGTTCAAGGCGGTCTTTGGCAAGGATCCGGTGCCCGGAACCGACCCGCTGGTAGCGAAAATCAAGGCGGCGGTTCTGGAAAAGAACAAGGAATGGCACCACCGCTACCGTACGGTGGACCAGTATAACATCTTCGGCGACCGTGGCCTCATCGCCTACGAGGGTGTCACGAACAACACGATCCTCAATCAGGAACTCGCCCAGCGTGATGTGAAAACCGCCAACCGGGACAAGCTCGTCTGGGCCGTGGCCAGGGGGGGGACGCTGCAGGTCGCTGATGATAATCTCCCGCCCGTCAGCTCCACCCCGACCAACAGGCCGGAAAAAGTTCCCTACGACGATCCCCAGGAGGTCATCAAGCACCTCAAGCTTCCCGCGAACTGCAAGGTGGAGTTCATCGCTTCCGAGAAGGAATTTCCCGAGCTGGTGAACCCGGTGCAGATGAGCTTCGACACCAAGGGCCGCCTTTGGATCGCCGCATGGCCAGCCTATCCGGAAACCTCTCCGACCACCAAGGTGTTCGACAAGCTGCTTGTTTTCGACCTCGACCCGAAGACCGGAAAAGTCGCGAAGATGACCACCTTCGCCGATGGCCTGAACTGCCCCACCGGCTTCCAGTTTTACAAGGACGGCATCATCATGATCCAGTCCCCGGACCTGATCTACCTGCGCGACACCGACGGTGATGGCAAGGCGGACACCCGCGAGCGTCTGCTCCACGGACTCGATGCCGCGGACTCGCACCATGAAACGAACTCGATCTGTTACGAGCCCGGTGGCGCGATGTATCTGAGCGACGGCATCTTCCACCGCAGCAATGTGGAAACCTTCAACGGGCCTATCCGGAACACGGACGGGGCGATCTACCGCTACGAGCCGGTTACCGGGAAATTCGACCGCCACGCTCCCTACGGATTCGCGAATCCCCATGGCCGTGTCTTCGACTACTGGGGAAACGACCTCATCACCGACGCGACCGGGAACGACAACTACTTCGGCCCCGCGATGAGCGGTCATCTTGATTCGGGTGCCCACGCGCGCATGAAGACATTCTGGGACCGTCCTTCCCGCCCGTGCCCCGGCACGGCCATTCTGACAAGCCGCCATTTCCCGGACGACTGGCAGGGGCTTTTCCTCAATACCAACGTCATCAGCATCCAGGGGATTTTCCGTGCGAAAATCACCGAGGAGGGCTCGGGCCTCAAGGGCGAGACACTGGAGCATCTCATTTCCTCTGACATCGAGAAGGTGCCGAATTTCCGCCCCTCCGGCATCACGGTGGCGCCGGACGGCTCGCTCTATTTCATGGACTGGTCGCAGATGCTCATCGGACACCTGCAACACCACCTCCGCGATCCGAACCGGGACCACCAGCACGGCCGCCTCTATCGCATCACCTATCAGGGGCGTCCGCTGATGGTGCCGAAGAAAATCGACGGCCAGCCGGTACCCGCGCTGCTGGACCTGCTGAAGGAGCCGGAAAACGACGTCCGCCTGCGCGCGAAGATCGAGCTTGGAAAACACGACGCCAGACAGGTCGCCGATGCCGCCGTCGCATGGGTGAAGACGCTCGATGCCAAGGCCCCCACCTACGAGCACGACCTGCTGGAAGCGCTCTGGGTCCACCAGTGGCACAACATCGTGAATATCGACCTGCTCAAGCGGGTCCTCAAATCTCCCGAACCACGTGCCCGCGCCCAGGGTGTCCGCGTGCTCGGCTACTGGCGTGACCGCGTGCCGGATGCGCTGGCTTCGCTGAAAACCGCCGCCGAAGATGAATCGCCGCGCGTCCGCCTCGAGGCCGTCCGTGTCGCCAGCTTTTTCCGCGAGACCGCCGCGGCGGATGTGGCCCTCGCCATTCTCAAGAAACCGACCGACTACTACCTCGACTATTGTTTCAAGGAAACCATGCGCCAGCTCAAGCCCTGGTGGCAGAACGCCATCGCCGAGGGCAAGGACATCGCATCGGACAACCCGGCCGGTATCAGTTTTCTGCTGGATTCCGTCCCCAGCGGCGACCTGCCGAAGCTGCCGAAATCCGCGGCCACGCTCACGGCGATGCTGACCCGCCCGGACGTGGAACTTCCACAAAGGACCCAGGCCCTGGCGGAACTCGCGGCGCTTAAAAAAGCCTCCAGCGCGCAGACACTTGCCAATATCCTTGCCAGCCAGGCGCGTCAGGACGACGCCGGCACCGTGGCACTCTGCAAGCTGCTCCTTCAGCAATCTCCGGCGGATCTGAAAAGCATCCGTGGCCCGTTGGACGAACTCGCGGCCACGGGCAGCGCTGTTTCCAGCAGTGCGGCTGCGGCGGCCATCGTGGCGGACGGTTCGCTGGAGCCCGCGTGGAAGGCCGCACGCAAGTCGCCGGAAGCCCTCACCGCGTTTCTGACCGCCCTGCCGCTGGTGCCGGATGCCAAGCTCCGCGCCGCCGCATTCGCACCCGTCGGCAAACTTCTCACGGAACTCCCCCCTGAACTGAATGCCGCGGTGAAGAACCAGAAAGGAGTCTCAGGCCGCTACATCCGTATCGCCCTGCCACGCACGGGCACCCTCTCCATCGCTGAAGTCCAGGTGATGAGCGGCGGGAAAAACATCGCCTCCGCAGGTAAGGCCAGCCAGATCAACACCGGCTTCGACGGGGACGCGGGCCGAGCCATTGATGGGAAAACCACCGGTGTTTATGGTGAGGATTCCACCACCCACACCCGCGAGAACATCGAGAATCCCTGGTGGGAGCTCGACCTCGGCTCCGAACAACCCGTCGAATCCATCTCCATCTGGAACCGCACCGACGAGGAGTTCTGGACCCGCATGGACGGCTTCGATCTCACGGTGTTCGATGGCAAACACGGCGAGATTTTCAAAAAAGGCTCTGTCGCCGCGACCAAGGATGTGAACCAGATCGCCCTCCAGCGCGACGCGCTCGGCACCATCCGCCGCGCGGCCATCCGGGCGCTTGCCAGTGTGGGCAATGAAAAATCCGTCTTCACCGCGATGACCAACCTCGTCGGGAAGGGTGATGAGGTCGTCACGGCCGCCCATACCATTTCCGTGCTTCCGGCGGAGGCCTGGAGCAAGGAGCAGGCCGCCATCGCCGTGAAGGGGTTGGTCACCTGGGCGAACGGAATCCCCACCGAAGGCCGCACCGCGGCAACCTACACTGCCACGGTCCAGGTGGCGAACCGGCTCATCGGACTTCTTTCCCCCGCTGAAGCGGAAGCCGCCGGAAAGTCGCTTGGCAGCCTGAGTGTGAAGGTCATCACCCTCAAGACCGTGCCCGAGCAGCTCCGTTACGATACCGCCCGTCTGGTGGTGGAGGCGGGCAAGCCCTTCGAGGTGATCTTTGAAAACCCGGACGCCATGCCGCACAACCTCGTCTTCGTCCAACCAGGGACGTTGCAGGAGGTCGCCACCGCCGTGCAGGCCCAGGCCCCCGACAAGCTCGACAGCAAGGGCCGCGCCTACGTGCCGGACAACGACCCGCGTGTGCTCGCGGCCACGAAACTCGTCGAAGCCGGGAAATCCGAAACCCTCGCCATGACAGCGCCCGCCGCCGAAGGTGCCTACCAATACGTCTGCACCTTCCCCGGCCACTGGGCGATCATGAAGGGTGAGCTCATCGTCACCAAAGACGTGGCGGCGTATTTGAAGGCGCACCCGGAGAAATAG
- a CDS encoding NAD-dependent epimerase/dehydratase family protein, producing the protein MKLLLIGHGYLGQAITREFRAGGWEVTAVSLSGGGGSLACDVGSPEDVKRLPPADFIVHCAASGRGGEEAYRHVYVEGCRNLTDAFPGTPLLFTSSTSVYAQVDGSVVTEESEASPDRGTGRLLLEAEAVILAAGGIVTRLSGIYGPDRSVILRKFLSGEAMIEEDGGRFLNQIHRDDAARAIFHLAGAESRRGIFNLSDSTPLTQLECYTGLGRIFSKPLPPSGPRDLNRKRGWTHKQVGNARLRATGWQPLFPSFLDAAPTLFPVKPPL; encoded by the coding sequence ATGAAATTGCTCCTCATCGGCCACGGTTATCTGGGCCAGGCCATCACCCGCGAATTCCGCGCGGGGGGCTGGGAGGTCACGGCCGTTTCTCTCTCTGGTGGAGGCGGTTCGCTTGCCTGTGATGTCGGCAGTCCGGAGGATGTGAAAAGACTGCCACCTGCCGATTTCATCGTCCATTGCGCCGCCTCGGGCCGTGGCGGTGAGGAGGCCTACCGGCATGTCTATGTGGAGGGGTGCCGGAATTTGACCGACGCATTCCCCGGCACGCCGCTGCTTTTCACCTCCAGCACTTCGGTTTACGCACAGGTGGACGGCTCGGTCGTCACCGAGGAAAGCGAGGCGTCACCGGACCGCGGAACCGGAAGATTATTGCTGGAGGCCGAGGCCGTCATCCTCGCCGCCGGTGGCATCGTCACCCGGCTTTCGGGCATCTACGGACCGGACCGCAGCGTCATTTTACGGAAATTCCTCAGTGGCGAGGCGATGATCGAGGAGGACGGGGGCCGTTTCCTCAACCAAATCCATCGTGACGACGCGGCGCGTGCCATCTTCCATCTCGCGGGCGCGGAAAGCCGGAGAGGGATTTTCAACCTCAGCGATTCCACGCCTCTCACCCAGCTCGAATGTTATACCGGACTAGGGCGGATCTTTTCCAAGCCATTGCCACCCAGTGGTCCGAGGGATCTCAACCGCAAGCGCGGCTGGACCCACAAACAGGTCGGCAATGCCAGGCTGCGTGCCACGGGGTGGCAGCCGCTTTTCCCGTCATTTCTCGACGCCGCTCCCACGCTTTTCCCGGTCAAGCCTCCACTGTAA